Proteins encoded within one genomic window of Pseudomonas cannabina:
- a CDS encoding DcrB-related protein, with protein MVYRLNEFQLQLPESELLDASINILKFPALGTSLIVSRSQLADGETLHSNLDAQLKRLEQQVQDLRYQPVQSTRLGADQSIEAIELRSQFSKGAEKVFQFQLALVLPGTRKMIALSYVKAQPLGDAEAAHWATLKQTLTLA; from the coding sequence ATGGTTTACCGCCTCAATGAGTTTCAGCTGCAACTGCCCGAGAGCGAACTGCTGGACGCATCGATCAACATTCTCAAGTTTCCGGCGCTGGGAACGTCGTTGATTGTCAGCCGCAGTCAACTGGCCGACGGCGAAACCCTGCACAGCAACTTGGACGCGCAACTGAAGCGCCTGGAGCAGCAGGTTCAGGACCTGCGCTATCAACCGGTGCAAAGCACACGCCTGGGTGCCGATCAGTCGATTGAAGCGATCGAGCTGCGCAGCCAGTTCAGCAAGGGCGCTGAAAAAGTCTTTCAGTTCCAGCTGGCGCTGGTGCTGCCGGGCACCCGCAAGATGATCGCCCTCAGTTACGTCAAGGCTCAGCCGCTGGGGGATGCGGAGGCAGCCCATTGGGCGACGCTCAAGCAGACGCTGACCCTCGCATGA
- a CDS encoding type VI secretion system tip protein VgrG, with protein MNFKQLTRLAQVSSPLGPDVLLLKEMSGGDELGRLFSYDLQLTSVDGALDLNQLLGKPMSLSVQLAGGAPRYFHGIAARCSQNVTRDQFASYQVTLRPWLWLLTRTSDCRIFQNLTIPQIIKQVFRDLGFSDFEDALSKPYREWEYCVQYRESSFDFVSRLMEQEGIYYFFRHEKDRHVLVLADAYGAHQPAAGYESVPYFPPDGQHRERDHINDWRLAQEVQPGSLELNDYDFQRPSASIDVRSAMPRPHTAGDYPLYDYPGTYVQSQDGEHYARTRLEALQSLHERVELSGNARGLGAGHLFSLTGFGRQDQNREYLIVGARYYLAQESLESGASGGGVQFELGLSCIDAQQSFRPLATTQRPIVKGPQTAVVVGPAGEEIWTDQFGRVKVHFHWDRHDQSNENSSCWIRVSQAWAGKNWGSMQIPRIGQEVIVSFLEGDPDRPIITGRVYNAEQTVPYDLPANATQSGMKSRSSKGGTPANFNEIRMEDKKGAEQLYIHAERNQDVIVEVDESHSVGHDRFKSIGHDETVLIGNNRVRIVKQDDVLAVGSSKTDSVSQSYIIEVGENLRLVCGKSVLELNASGQINICGVQISLHASGDAQFNTGGVLHLNNGKGADAAPDGQGIKATIDANIASAFPKPQ; from the coding sequence ATGAACTTCAAGCAACTCACGCGTCTGGCACAAGTCAGCAGCCCACTCGGCCCGGATGTGCTGCTGCTCAAGGAAATGAGCGGCGGCGATGAGCTGGGGCGGCTGTTCAGTTACGACCTGCAACTGACCTCGGTCGACGGCGCGCTGGACCTCAACCAGTTGCTGGGCAAGCCGATGAGCCTGTCCGTGCAACTGGCGGGCGGTGCACCGCGTTATTTTCATGGCATTGCGGCGCGCTGCAGCCAGAACGTGACCCGCGATCAGTTCGCCAGTTATCAGGTCACGCTGCGCCCATGGCTGTGGCTGTTGACCCGCACATCCGACTGCCGGATTTTCCAGAACCTGACCATCCCGCAGATCATCAAACAGGTGTTCCGCGACTTGGGTTTTTCCGACTTCGAGGACGCCCTGAGCAAACCGTATCGCGAGTGGGAATACTGTGTGCAGTATCGCGAGAGCAGTTTCGATTTCGTCAGCCGCTTGATGGAGCAGGAAGGGATTTATTACTTTTTCCGTCACGAAAAGGATCGTCACGTACTGGTGCTGGCCGATGCCTACGGCGCTCATCAACCGGCGGCCGGTTACGAGTCGGTACCCTACTTTCCACCCGACGGCCAGCATCGTGAGCGTGATCATATCAATGACTGGCGTCTGGCTCAGGAAGTGCAGCCGGGCTCGCTGGAACTGAATGACTACGACTTCCAGCGACCGAGCGCGAGCATCGACGTGCGCTCGGCCATGCCGCGTCCGCACACCGCGGGCGATTATCCGCTTTACGACTACCCCGGCACTTACGTGCAGAGCCAGGATGGCGAGCACTACGCACGCACTCGCCTGGAAGCGCTGCAAAGCCTGCACGAACGGGTCGAACTCAGCGGCAACGCGCGGGGGCTGGGTGCCGGGCACCTGTTCAGCCTGACCGGTTTCGGCCGTCAGGATCAGAATCGCGAATACCTGATCGTCGGCGCGCGCTATTACCTGGCGCAGGAAAGCCTGGAAAGCGGCGCTTCCGGGGGCGGCGTGCAATTTGAACTCGGCCTGAGCTGCATTGATGCCCAGCAGAGCTTTCGGCCACTGGCCACGACCCAGCGCCCGATCGTCAAAGGCCCGCAGACCGCCGTGGTGGTAGGTCCCGCTGGCGAAGAAATCTGGACCGACCAGTTCGGCCGGGTGAAGGTGCATTTCCACTGGGACCGCCACGATCAGTCCAACGAAAACAGCTCGTGCTGGATTCGCGTTTCGCAAGCCTGGGCCGGCAAAAACTGGGGATCGATGCAGATCCCGCGCATCGGCCAGGAAGTGATCGTCAGTTTTCTGGAAGGCGATCCCGACCGCCCGATCATCACTGGCCGTGTGTACAACGCCGAACAGACCGTGCCTTACGACCTGCCCGCCAATGCCACCCAGAGCGGCATGAAAAGCCGCTCCAGCAAGGGCGGCACGCCTGCGAATTTCAACGAGATTCGCATGGAGGACAAGAAAGGTGCAGAGCAGTTGTACATTCATGCGGAGCGCAATCAGGACGTGATCGTCGAGGTGGATGAAAGCCACTCGGTGGGCCACGACCGGTTCAAGAGTATCGGTCATGACGAGACCGTATTGATCGGCAACAACCGCGTCCGCATCGTCAAACAGGACGATGTGTTGGCCGTCGGATCGAGCAAGACCGACAGCGTCAGCCAGAGCTACATCATTGAAGTGGGGGAAAACCTGCGGCTGGTATGCGGCAAAAGCGTGCTGGAGCTCAACGCCAGCGGCCAGATCAATATCTGCGGTGTGCAGATCAGCCTGCACGCCAGCGGCGACGCGCAATTCAATACCGGTGGCGTGCTGCACCTGAACAATGGCAAGGGTGCCGATGCCGCGCCTGACGGTCAGGGCATCAAAGCCACCATCGACGCGAATATCGCCAGCGCCTTTCCCAAGCCCCAATAA